In a single window of the Podarcis raffonei isolate rPodRaf1 chromosome 14, rPodRaf1.pri, whole genome shotgun sequence genome:
- the LOC128401982 gene encoding F-actin-capping protein subunit alpha-1-like, whose product MSKEQESGDHTLPKPEKAQVVSRLLKQAPPGEFNEAFSDLRMLVDDDTMMCEEVASLCAVHNKDHFTPVKSKKCEVLLTRHNELEENRFLDPQNRVSFKYDHLKRVPSNFQDQPEEDEKGELWRRALQEALKVYVSNHYPEGLCSVFIKDTAVRKIFVACIESHQYKPFSFWNGLWKSEWTFALAPASTSTEVSGTIMVQAHYFEDGNTHLTVIKDVEETLLVTDETQTAQDFAKLVEKAENEIQGGLMEEYQHMNGTYLKSFRRQLPITRTCLDWEKVVMTKIVAARASQ is encoded by the coding sequence ATGTCAAAGGAACAAGAGTCTGGGGACCACACCCTACCAAAGCCAGAGAAAGCCCAGGTGGTGAGCCGACTCTTGAAGCAGGCGCCTCCCGGAGAGTTCAACGAGGCCTTCAGCGACCTGCGCATGCTGGTGGATGATGACACCATGATGTGTGAAGAGGTGGCCAGCCTTTGCGCTGTGCACAACAAAGACCATTTCACTCCAGTCAAAAGCAAAAAGTGCGAGGTGTTGCTGACCCGTCACAATGAGCTGGAGGAGAACCGCTTCCTAGACCCTCAGAACAGAGTCTCCTTCAAGTACGACCACCTGAAGAGAGTGCCAAGCAATTTCCAGGATCAGCCTGAGGAGGATGAGAAAGGTGAGCTGTGGAGGAGAGCACTTCAAGAGGCCCTGAAGGTCTATGTCAGCAACCACTACCCTGAGGGGCTTTGCAGCGTCTTCATCAAGGACACAGCTGTCCGGAAGATCTTTGTGGCTTGCATAGAGAGCCACCAATACAAGCCCTTTTCTTTCTGGAATGGCCTGTGGAAGTCAGAATGGACTTTTGCATTGGCACCGGCCTCCACTTCTACCGAGGTGTCTGGCACCATCATGGTCCAAGCCCATTACTTTGAGGATGGCAACACACACCTGACGGTCATCAAGGATGTGGAGGAGACCCTGCTGGTCACGGATGAGACCCAAACAGCACAAGACTTTGCGAAGCTGGTGGAGAAGGCAGAAAACGAGATCCAAGGTGGGCTGATGGAAGAGTATCAGCACATGAACGGTACATACCTGAAGTCCTTTCGGAGACAGCTGCCCATCACCCGCACCTGCCTTGACTGGGAGAAGGTTGTGATGACCAAGATTGTTGCGGCTCGTGCTAGCCAGTGA